In Stomatohabitans albus, one genomic interval encodes:
- the ligA gene encoding NAD-dependent DNA ligase LigA has protein sequence MADPSSQAYYQALITELTAARRAYDLAQTSPMPDADYDARFQELLAIEDAHPEWVHPESPSQQVGSPAAFAPVEHRQRMMSLDNVFSKGELDAWFARTEAAVGALGGEPVEWVAEVKIDGVAINLTYDHGQLVLAATRGDGRIGETVTANVRAIAGIPAQLGDDAPDLLEVRGEVYYPLAAFTHMNAAREQAGQAVFKNPRNAASGALRQKDAAITQSRPLAVWIHGIGACEPDDAFSTHQGFLDWAAGAGLPVAPYRIVTPHRDEVWAHIEALTEQRHELPFEIDGVVVKVNSRAQEARLGATARAPRWAIAYKMPPPERPTLLHRIAINVGRTGRVTPYAVLEPVTVGGVEIRNATLHNEIQIHEKDVREGDTVLVRRAGDVIPEVVGPVLDRRPKDATPFEMPSRCPFCGQPLIRPGEEAHHFCLNVDCPNRLAESLAHLAGRTALDIDGLGRARIDLYLEVGLLTTLADVFALADTTTTRHALANARTEAIAALADTVLDDAERQRRHRALTAERTLLGFNAKGEALKSFTQLLTQIERALTQPVERWLVALNIRHLGPEVAKVLAAHYRTLGGIRQASIDEMASIHTIGPAVATSIHDWFATSHNAELVDRLIAMGMRTTTDQPDPHAQPDGPTPLANMTFVLTGTLEAMTRQEAGAALAALGARISSSVSGQTTAVIAGDKAGSKRTKAEALGIPILGEDDLADLLAGNFPTNLSFP, from the coding sequence ATGGCTGACCCATCCTCCCAGGCGTACTATCAGGCGCTTATCACTGAATTAACGGCAGCTCGGCGGGCCTATGATCTTGCCCAAACAAGCCCGATGCCTGACGCGGATTATGATGCTCGATTTCAAGAGCTCCTCGCCATTGAGGATGCCCACCCTGAATGGGTGCACCCCGAAAGTCCTTCTCAGCAGGTAGGCAGCCCCGCCGCATTTGCACCCGTTGAACACCGCCAACGCATGATGAGCCTTGACAATGTATTTAGTAAAGGGGAGCTAGATGCATGGTTTGCGCGTACAGAAGCTGCGGTTGGTGCCTTGGGTGGCGAACCAGTTGAATGGGTAGCTGAGGTCAAAATTGATGGTGTGGCCATTAACCTGACCTATGACCATGGCCAGCTCGTGCTTGCAGCCACCCGTGGAGATGGCCGTATCGGTGAAACGGTGACGGCAAATGTTCGTGCCATTGCGGGTATTCCAGCACAATTAGGTGATGATGCTCCTGACCTCTTGGAAGTGCGTGGTGAGGTGTATTACCCCTTAGCGGCGTTTACACACATGAATGCTGCGCGCGAACAAGCAGGACAAGCGGTGTTCAAGAACCCACGCAATGCTGCTAGTGGAGCGTTGCGCCAAAAGGATGCGGCCATCACACAATCCCGTCCTCTCGCCGTGTGGATACATGGGATAGGTGCTTGTGAACCTGATGATGCCTTTAGCACTCACCAAGGGTTCTTAGACTGGGCAGCCGGTGCTGGATTACCAGTGGCGCCCTACCGGATTGTGACGCCACATCGTGATGAGGTGTGGGCCCACATTGAAGCCTTAACGGAGCAGCGCCACGAGTTACCGTTTGAAATTGATGGGGTAGTGGTCAAAGTGAATAGCCGTGCTCAAGAAGCACGCTTGGGAGCGACTGCCCGCGCACCACGATGGGCCATTGCCTATAAGATGCCGCCACCGGAACGGCCGACACTCCTGCATCGCATTGCAATAAATGTTGGGCGAACCGGGCGTGTCACCCCCTATGCGGTACTTGAACCGGTGACTGTGGGGGGTGTTGAGATTCGAAACGCCACCTTGCACAACGAGATTCAGATACATGAAAAGGACGTCCGTGAAGGCGATACGGTCCTTGTTCGGCGTGCCGGCGATGTGATTCCTGAAGTAGTCGGGCCGGTACTTGATAGGCGTCCCAAGGACGCAACACCCTTTGAAATGCCAAGTCGGTGCCCCTTTTGTGGGCAACCACTGATTCGACCTGGGGAAGAAGCCCACCATTTTTGTTTGAATGTAGATTGTCCTAACCGGTTGGCTGAGAGTTTGGCGCATTTAGCTGGGCGAACAGCGTTAGATATTGACGGCTTGGGTCGTGCGCGGATTGATTTGTATCTGGAGGTTGGACTCCTCACAACGCTTGCGGATGTATTTGCGTTAGCTGACACCACAACAACCCGTCACGCACTCGCCAATGCGCGTACTGAAGCGATTGCTGCCCTCGCTGATACTGTGCTAGATGATGCGGAACGGCAACGTCGGCACCGAGCGTTAACGGCTGAGCGGACACTCCTGGGATTCAATGCCAAGGGCGAAGCACTGAAAAGCTTCACCCAATTACTCACCCAAATCGAGCGTGCACTCACTCAACCGGTTGAACGTTGGCTTGTGGCGCTCAATATTCGCCATCTTGGTCCAGAGGTGGCCAAAGTACTTGCCGCACATTATCGAACACTTGGGGGGATTCGCCAAGCCAGTATTGATGAGATGGCGAGCATTCATACGATTGGTCCCGCTGTTGCCACGTCTATACATGACTGGTTTGCAACGAGTCACAACGCTGAGCTTGTAGATCGGCTGATTGCCATGGGTATGCGCACGACAACCGACCAACCCGATCCCCATGCACAGCCCGATGGGCCAACCCCACTTGCCAATATGACATTCGTGCTGACAGGTACCCTTGAAGCGATGACGAGACAGGAGGCCGGTGCCGCACTTGCTGCCCTCGGGGCACGCATCTCATCAAGTGTGAGCGGGCAAACGACCGCCGTCATTGCGGGGGACAAAGCCGGGTCAAAACGGACTAAAGCGGAAGCCCTCGGTATACCGATTCTTGGAGAAGACGACCTTGCAGACTTGCTTGCAGGCAATTTTCCTACCAATCTTAGTTTTCCTTAA
- the mnmA gene encoding tRNA 2-thiouridine(34) synthase MnmA — translation MRVLVAMSGGVDSTMAAALLVEAGHEVTGVHLKMADTPSGLPGRGCCTLDDARDARRVADALDIPFYVWDMHDAFTEQVVDDFVTEYAQGRTPNPCIRCNERVKYVAVQDRARSAGFDALATGHHVRLNQDETGRWHMFRPVDTGKDQTYVLYMATQDRLSATLFPCGDYPKATLRAMAKERRLLTASKPDSSDICFIPDRDTSGFLHRQLGSAPGPIVDTQGNEVGTHDGAFAYTIGQRRGLGLGGQAEPKFVTGIRGNVVQIGSRTDLQVAQLAASGATWVLGDPPIDVENLTARVRYHGDQYPVTIEVDGDTVTVYFPQARPLGVAPGQAVVFYDGDECLGGATIDHALA, via the coding sequence ATGCGTGTTTTAGTAGCGATGAGTGGTGGGGTTGATTCAACAATGGCGGCAGCCCTCCTTGTTGAAGCTGGCCATGAGGTCACAGGGGTCCATCTCAAAATGGCCGATACCCCATCGGGACTACCTGGTCGGGGGTGTTGCACCCTTGATGACGCCCGTGATGCCCGTCGTGTCGCTGATGCCCTTGATATTCCCTTCTACGTGTGGGATATGCATGATGCCTTCACCGAACAAGTTGTGGATGATTTCGTAACCGAATATGCCCAAGGACGTACTCCAAACCCGTGTATCCGGTGCAATGAGCGTGTGAAATATGTTGCTGTTCAAGACCGTGCACGTAGCGCCGGTTTTGATGCGCTGGCTACTGGCCATCATGTCCGACTCAATCAAGATGAGACGGGACGTTGGCACATGTTTCGCCCTGTTGACACGGGCAAGGATCAAACCTACGTGTTGTATATGGCCACCCAAGACCGGCTGAGCGCAACGCTCTTCCCTTGTGGTGACTATCCCAAAGCCACATTGCGGGCAATGGCGAAAGAACGCCGATTGCTAACCGCATCCAAACCAGATAGCAGCGATATTTGTTTCATTCCTGATCGTGATACATCGGGCTTCCTTCACCGTCAGCTCGGCTCAGCACCTGGTCCGATTGTGGACACGCAAGGGAATGAAGTTGGCACCCATGACGGGGCGTTTGCCTACACCATTGGGCAACGCCGTGGCCTGGGCCTCGGCGGTCAGGCAGAACCGAAGTTTGTAACTGGAATCCGTGGGAATGTTGTTCAAATTGGGTCGCGTACCGACCTCCAAGTTGCCCAGTTAGCAGCAAGCGGTGCAACCTGGGTGTTGGGTGACCCACCGATCGATGTTGAGAACCTCACGGCACGGGTTCGCTATCACGGTGACCAGTATCCAGTCACCATCGAAGTGGATGGCGACACAGTAACGGTCTATTTTCCTCAAGCCCGGCCACTCGGGGTAGCCCCCGGTCAGGCGGTGGTCTTCTATGACGGTGATGAATGCTTAGGCGGCGCAACGATTGACCATGCCCTTGCCTAG
- a CDS encoding cysteine desulfurase family protein, with the protein MVLEPNRQSVYLDYAASAPLHPKVREAMDPWLDPVHAGNPSAVHRAGRQARTALEDARDRIADALGIHPLDVLFTSGATEANNLAIAGALQGDAQAHVIAGATDHPSVIEPLTYAQTQGRCTLTWCTPMPVGNPDCGVIPAEHVTAALTPQTRLVVGTLVTSELGAIQPISNWLNAMSVHDEQANHPIWSHIDATQGIGRVPLEDIAARCTSMAISAHKLGGPQGVGVCIVRRNKTIISPILGGGQERGIRSGTIPVALCVGAGEAIAHAVNNQQREQQRIQVLSDSLVDGLTGTSWTPTVRSPHRVANIVHLTAPDTDTETAVMALDRAGVYVSAGTACQSGALKTSPLIKAIGLAPTQATLRLSMGWASTTQDIAQAVSALTKMAAGTAATGNMGSCVF; encoded by the coding sequence GTGGTACTGGAACCCAATAGACAATCCGTCTACTTGGATTATGCAGCGAGTGCGCCGCTACATCCCAAGGTTCGTGAGGCTATGGACCCTTGGCTCGATCCGGTCCATGCTGGAAACCCATCTGCTGTGCATCGTGCGGGACGCCAAGCCCGAACAGCACTTGAGGACGCCCGTGACCGTATTGCAGATGCGTTGGGTATCCACCCACTCGATGTCCTGTTCACCTCAGGGGCAACCGAGGCCAATAATCTCGCCATCGCTGGTGCGCTTCAGGGCGATGCACAGGCGCATGTCATTGCGGGAGCCACAGATCATCCCTCAGTAATCGAGCCACTGACGTACGCCCAAACCCAGGGGCGATGCACCCTCACTTGGTGTACCCCGATGCCGGTTGGTAATCCAGATTGCGGGGTTATTCCAGCCGAACACGTGACTGCAGCCCTAACCCCACAAACGCGTCTGGTGGTCGGCACATTGGTGACAAGTGAATTGGGTGCCATCCAACCGATCAGTAATTGGCTTAATGCCATGTCGGTACACGATGAACAAGCAAATCATCCCATTTGGTCCCATATTGATGCCACCCAAGGCATTGGTCGTGTTCCCCTTGAAGACATCGCTGCCCGATGTACCTCTATGGCGATAAGTGCCCACAAACTCGGCGGTCCTCAGGGTGTTGGCGTTTGTATCGTGCGTCGAAATAAAACGATTATCAGTCCCATACTTGGTGGTGGCCAAGAGCGCGGCATTCGATCTGGCACCATTCCCGTGGCACTGTGTGTGGGTGCTGGTGAAGCGATTGCCCATGCGGTGAATAACCAGCAAAGAGAACAGCAGCGGATACAGGTTCTCAGTGACAGTCTTGTTGACGGACTTACCGGAACATCCTGGACACCGACGGTTCGATCTCCTCATCGGGTAGCCAACATTGTGCACCTCACCGCACCTGATACTGACACTGAGACCGCCGTGATGGCCCTTGACCGGGCAGGTGTCTATGTGAGTGCGGGTACGGCCTGTCAAAGTGGTGCGCTGAAAACCTCCCCGCTGATCAAGGCTATTGGCTTAGCCCCAACACAGGCCACCTTGCGCCTGTCAATGGGGTGGGCAAGTACCACCCAAGATATTGCGCAAGCGGTGTCAGCCCTGACGAAGATGGCGGCGGGAACAGCCGCGACAGGCAACATGGGCTCATGCGTGTTTTAG
- a CDS encoding M15 family metallopeptidase — protein MAIAGIGTISDRIGTIAAHIAEIEGNNPFHRSTSAQHSPAKTAGPGSSAAAFQSHLAAQTLQAYGQGFGTQGGSSGATGMTSSGLVSSPLGSSAFGTGSAHQLAQPAVQALSAILQAGAMSSVGTGAGAQTPGGTSAQALVGGMAQVGVAPGIPGGVLTNGGQPPIGVGADDPAQGIAALARGTHPAVPDRRDGKVPAALREFGNGKIPADQLESVGVGDHELWSPAAKAFKMMRAAAKRDGVDIGVNSSYRDVACQQCMVEKYGLYSKGGRAAAPGKSNHGWGLSIDLQLNDAAKAWMRKNAKHYGFVEDVPREPWHWTFVADPQSVEQNTTALMHTASRSPV, from the coding sequence ATGGCCATCGCAGGAATCGGAACAATCAGTGACCGCATTGGCACCATTGCCGCACATATCGCTGAAATTGAGGGAAATAACCCGTTCCATCGCAGTACATCAGCCCAGCATTCACCGGCGAAAACCGCTGGTCCAGGTTCGTCTGCAGCTGCCTTTCAATCCCATTTGGCTGCCCAAACACTCCAGGCATATGGGCAAGGGTTTGGTACCCAAGGCGGTAGCAGTGGGGCGACAGGAATGACATCATCAGGTTTGGTGAGTAGCCCACTTGGCTCAAGTGCCTTCGGGACAGGTAGTGCACACCAGCTCGCACAGCCTGCGGTCCAGGCCCTTAGCGCCATCCTCCAGGCCGGAGCTATGTCCTCGGTGGGTACCGGTGCAGGTGCTCAAACACCTGGTGGGACATCTGCTCAGGCACTCGTCGGGGGTATGGCGCAAGTAGGCGTTGCTCCCGGTATCCCAGGGGGAGTGCTCACTAATGGTGGTCAGCCACCCATCGGGGTTGGCGCAGATGATCCAGCCCAAGGTATTGCAGCCCTGGCTCGCGGTACGCATCCTGCTGTTCCTGACCGACGAGACGGCAAAGTTCCCGCTGCACTACGAGAGTTTGGTAACGGTAAGATTCCTGCTGATCAGCTTGAATCGGTAGGGGTTGGGGACCACGAGCTATGGTCACCGGCAGCGAAAGCATTCAAAATGATGCGAGCGGCCGCTAAACGTGATGGTGTCGATATCGGCGTAAACTCGTCGTACCGTGATGTGGCCTGCCAACAGTGCATGGTTGAAAAATATGGCTTGTATAGCAAAGGTGGGCGGGCAGCTGCACCTGGCAAGAGCAATCATGGTTGGGGGCTTTCTATTGACCTTCAGCTCAATGATGCGGCAAAAGCCTGGATGCGTAAAAACGCAAAGCATTATGGCTTCGTTGAAGATGTTCCACGAGAGCCATGGCACTGGACCTTTGTTGCCGATCCCCAATCCGTTGAACAAAATACCACGGCATTGATGCATACGGCATCGCGTTCACCGGTGTAG
- a CDS encoding Trm112 family protein: MAVAQDLIKLLVCVECHTPVYYKERRKLVICPKCDIRYPVRDNIPVMLPEHAGRGQNPPPFEGTV, translated from the coding sequence ATGGCCGTTGCTCAAGATTTAATCAAGCTACTGGTTTGTGTGGAATGTCATACACCGGTCTATTACAAGGAACGTCGGAAACTTGTAATTTGTCCAAAGTGCGATATTCGCTATCCCGTCCGGGACAATATTCCTGTCATGCTCCCTGAACATGCTGGTCGTGGTCAAAATCCGCCACCATTTGAAGGAACGGTGTAG
- a CDS encoding MalY/PatB family protein, giving the protein MINPIHAQWDQISIAHLRDVGGSKWSRFPDHIGCFIAEMDFGIAPEIRDCIIDYASSERHGYLTSPWPQQMAQAFSHFCANRYNWNVNPDLVAPIPDVLSGMEIVVEMLTNPGEPIVVPTPAYMGFFSTLRAIGRPIIEVPSRPEARWAMDFDGIDRALSQGATSVALCNPQNPTGRVYTRQELETLADIVDSHNAIVFNDEIHAPLTYFGHQHIPYPTVSPLAASHSVTATSPSKAWNIPGHRCAQLVFTNQAHYDLFASGPFYRFTDRVPTLGLFTNTVAYASTPTWLPTLIPYLERNIRYLSDAIAAGVWPGVEAGRDYQEAEGTYLAWINLAHTPAAGQPATYLAERANVMGTNGVACGSDWQHFLRLNLGTPHPILTDIIDRIGHVLADS; this is encoded by the coding sequence ATGATAAATCCGATACATGCACAGTGGGATCAGATTTCCATTGCCCATCTCCGTGATGTTGGTGGTTCGAAATGGAGCCGTTTCCCCGATCATATTGGTTGTTTTATTGCTGAAATGGATTTTGGGATTGCTCCCGAGATACGTGATTGCATTATCGACTATGCCTCCTCAGAACGCCACGGATACCTCACCAGCCCGTGGCCTCAACAAATGGCTCAGGCATTTAGTCATTTTTGTGCCAATCGATACAACTGGAATGTGAACCCTGATCTCGTGGCACCCATACCAGATGTGCTGAGTGGGATGGAAATTGTTGTTGAGATGCTCACCAACCCAGGCGAACCTATCGTGGTACCAACGCCGGCGTACATGGGTTTCTTTTCAACGCTGCGCGCTATCGGTCGCCCCATTATTGAGGTGCCGAGCCGGCCTGAAGCACGTTGGGCAATGGATTTTGATGGCATTGATCGGGCACTGAGTCAAGGCGCAACAAGCGTTGCCCTCTGTAATCCTCAGAACCCGACCGGGCGGGTCTACACCCGCCAAGAGCTAGAAACGTTGGCCGACATTGTGGATAGCCACAATGCGATTGTCTTCAATGACGAGATTCACGCTCCCTTAACATATTTTGGCCATCAACACATCCCATACCCCACGGTTAGCCCGCTGGCTGCAAGCCATTCGGTAACCGCCACAAGCCCATCTAAGGCCTGGAATATTCCTGGCCACCGTTGTGCCCAGTTGGTCTTTACGAATCAAGCCCACTACGACCTCTTTGCTTCTGGCCCGTTTTATCGGTTTACTGATCGGGTACCAACACTCGGACTGTTTACGAATACCGTTGCGTACGCATCAACCCCCACCTGGCTACCTACCCTTATCCCTTATCTGGAACGCAATATTCGCTATCTGTCAGATGCCATTGCAGCCGGGGTATGGCCAGGGGTGGAGGCCGGTCGAGATTATCAAGAAGCCGAAGGCACCTATCTCGCGTGGATCAACCTCGCTCACACCCCAGCAGCAGGTCAACCAGCCACCTATTTAGCGGAACGTGCGAACGTAATGGGTACGAACGGTGTTGCCTGCGGTAGTGACTGGCAACACTTTTTGCGCCTCAACCTTGGCACACCGCACCCCATTTTGACTGACATCATTGATCGTATCGGTCACGTTTTAGCAGATAGCTAG
- a CDS encoding cell wall-binding repeat-containing protein — MRVYPAFICALSIAACLSLPANATPSDLQRLYSSNDPETIRNGVDDEPSAAISRGAKQQPTPIPGCALTTTGKPAVDMTRETGIVPFDEVLTQACLLDKASDRIHLVTGWNTASGREVFAIHVSNADASERQRAQAMRDRLRTDPVRLDADLKSGAVIPWRQTLMVTGNIHGSEGEGTDAILAWARYLANAKGTDPIVEGASTGPTVDAFLDAYELVLVPSVNPDGRTAGTRRNAAGIDLNRDQVTRSQPETKALQALLQRFQPVMHLDLHGYYSPSGNAMGLVEPAGTPHAVAMDRALLESRMAGWLHRLDEQIINRPDVRAMGFDAKQVGVAMRDEANGRWDDWAPVYTSVWSTLMNGAGVTVESPFNPFGRPLVNGKNPAVAGNIAFHRGAMDAMALAAMDTRSELASSLINYRIQAATGTQGSSGQTWPAGWVIHAPDTQHPNVNVERLITNLVEKGVTVSYLSEDATINGKPVPKGSAFVSAKQPYRALASVTLGSGALVPGDRTTDLAAWSPGQLWGVEVDELAQGQSLPQTTATAPPVSGDADMTGPWQMVPRSLEQVRVVNTLLKRGVELYRNPKNGAIIIPAAHLNDIRADLATMNITQAGDLPDHLERVRMLRVGITSDAAHMNWLELMGFEPVYVDLLKTPEVPNNLDVLILTRHISAPAAAQVRDWVTKGGALIAIDGGQFMLTDMGFAKQNPVGLGRRSAGLITAEQSERDPVMPGRATHQVELVEPYQVWETLPDTFRAVQTIPSGSAITSGLWPSNYRTKTPMYLTIAADVGRGRVVASGAQRILRHHMLGQVDELFDWMQWVSKPTTAPTTMHTVTRVAGPDRVATSLALAAQTHPDHADTVVITQSSRWADTLVAGPLAAAHNAPIVLSGMDAISQPVLERIRSLAPKRVFLVGGEQVLSRHVVDQLRALNADLDITRLGGATRYDTSALVAATFPTTSPIVVATGDKPADALTGGVFAARKGGLTLLIPEQGAVPAAISDQVQRRPGQPLTVIGGSQAVRDESVSALTSGNRPHTRLGGQNRFETAVTIANALAPTGVIGIANGGSTADALLATPLMQAKKGVMLLTDSTQLPDSTRSAIESLNPRQVLLIGGEQVIDPTLGHEIAVLSP; from the coding sequence ATGCGTGTCTATCCTGCTTTCATCTGTGCTTTATCCATTGCAGCTTGCCTTTCGCTACCGGCAAACGCGACACCGAGTGATCTTCAACGTTTGTATTCAAGCAACGACCCAGAGACCATTCGTAACGGGGTTGATGACGAACCAAGTGCAGCTATTAGTCGTGGTGCCAAACAACAGCCAACGCCCATTCCTGGCTGTGCCTTAACGACCACAGGGAAACCTGCAGTTGATATGACTCGTGAAACTGGCATCGTGCCCTTTGATGAAGTGCTCACACAAGCGTGTTTATTAGATAAGGCAAGTGACCGAATCCATCTTGTCACAGGATGGAACACCGCATCGGGGCGAGAGGTTTTTGCGATTCACGTGAGTAACGCAGATGCGAGTGAACGTCAACGCGCCCAAGCAATGCGTGATCGGTTACGTACCGATCCTGTGCGTTTGGATGCAGACCTTAAATCCGGTGCTGTGATCCCATGGCGCCAGACCTTGATGGTAACCGGGAATATTCATGGCTCAGAGGGTGAGGGTACAGACGCGATATTGGCTTGGGCACGCTACCTCGCCAACGCAAAGGGCACTGATCCCATTGTTGAAGGGGCAAGCACCGGTCCAACGGTAGACGCGTTTCTCGATGCGTATGAGCTTGTCCTCGTTCCCTCGGTGAACCCTGATGGACGCACGGCAGGTACACGACGAAACGCGGCTGGCATCGACCTGAACCGTGACCAGGTGACACGATCTCAACCAGAAACAAAAGCACTGCAAGCGTTGTTACAGCGTTTTCAGCCAGTCATGCACCTTGATTTGCATGGATATTACAGTCCCAGCGGCAATGCGATGGGCTTAGTTGAGCCGGCTGGAACCCCACATGCCGTTGCGATGGACCGTGCGTTACTTGAATCTCGAATGGCCGGGTGGCTGCATCGGCTCGATGAGCAAATCATCAATAGACCTGATGTACGGGCAATGGGCTTTGATGCGAAACAGGTCGGGGTAGCCATGCGGGATGAAGCGAATGGGCGTTGGGATGACTGGGCACCGGTATATACCTCGGTGTGGTCCACACTGATGAATGGTGCTGGGGTGACGGTTGAATCCCCCTTTAATCCCTTTGGACGGCCACTAGTCAATGGGAAGAACCCTGCGGTGGCGGGCAATATTGCCTTCCACCGTGGGGCCATGGATGCGATGGCGCTTGCGGCGATGGATACACGGAGTGAATTAGCGTCCTCACTGATCAACTACCGTATCCAAGCGGCCACCGGCACCCAAGGATCAAGTGGTCAAACGTGGCCGGCAGGCTGGGTTATTCATGCGCCAGATACCCAACATCCCAATGTCAATGTTGAGCGGTTAATTACGAATCTGGTTGAAAAGGGGGTTACCGTCTCGTATTTGAGTGAAGATGCCACTATTAATGGCAAACCGGTACCCAAAGGCTCGGCATTCGTTTCTGCCAAACAGCCATATCGAGCGCTTGCGTCAGTGACCCTTGGCTCGGGTGCCCTGGTGCCTGGGGATCGCACCACTGACTTGGCGGCGTGGTCACCCGGTCAATTATGGGGTGTTGAGGTGGATGAACTCGCCCAAGGCCAGTCACTGCCCCAAACCACCGCAACGGCTCCGCCTGTGTCGGGTGATGCGGATATGACGGGCCCTTGGCAGATGGTGCCACGCTCACTCGAACAAGTTCGTGTCGTGAATACACTGCTAAAACGTGGGGTGGAGTTGTATCGCAACCCCAAGAATGGTGCGATCATTATCCCAGCGGCGCACCTGAACGATATTCGTGCAGATCTGGCCACCATGAATATCACCCAGGCCGGTGACCTCCCCGACCATCTTGAACGAGTACGCATGTTACGGGTGGGGATCACGTCTGATGCAGCCCATATGAATTGGTTGGAATTGATGGGATTTGAGCCAGTTTACGTGGATTTATTGAAAACTCCCGAGGTTCCCAACAACCTTGATGTCCTCATTCTGACACGCCATATTAGTGCACCAGCGGCGGCACAAGTGCGTGATTGGGTCACCAAAGGTGGCGCACTTATTGCCATTGATGGTGGTCAATTCATGTTGACCGATATGGGATTTGCTAAGCAAAATCCCGTAGGCCTTGGTCGTCGATCTGCTGGTCTTATCACGGCTGAACAGAGTGAGCGAGATCCGGTTATGCCTGGTCGCGCGACCCATCAAGTCGAACTTGTAGAGCCTTACCAAGTGTGGGAAACCCTTCCTGATACGTTCCGTGCCGTTCAAACGATTCCTTCTGGTAGTGCAATTACCAGCGGATTGTGGCCGAGCAACTACCGAACCAAGACGCCGATGTATCTCACGATTGCCGCTGATGTGGGACGTGGGCGGGTGGTGGCCTCTGGTGCGCAACGGATATTGCGCCATCACATGCTTGGTCAGGTTGATGAACTCTTTGACTGGATGCAGTGGGTATCTAAGCCAACCACCGCGCCAACCACGATGCATACCGTAACGCGTGTGGCTGGACCAGACCGAGTTGCAACATCCCTTGCCTTGGCTGCACAAACCCATCCCGACCATGCCGATACGGTTGTGATTACCCAGTCCAGCCGGTGGGCAGACACCCTTGTTGCGGGGCCTTTGGCGGCCGCCCATAACGCACCTATTGTATTGAGTGGAATGGATGCCATAAGTCAACCAGTCCTTGAGCGTATTCGATCGCTTGCCCCTAAACGAGTATTCTTAGTCGGTGGAGAACAAGTATTGAGCCGTCACGTGGTTGACCAGCTTCGGGCGTTAAATGCCGATCTGGATATCACTAGACTGGGCGGAGCCACCCGATATGACACGTCAGCGCTCGTTGCGGCAACATTCCCAACGACCAGTCCTATTGTTGTGGCTACGGGGGATAAACCCGCTGATGCACTCACTGGCGGGGTATTTGCTGCCCGTAAGGGTGGTTTGACCTTACTTATTCCTGAACAGGGTGCAGTACCAGCGGCTATCAGCGACCAGGTACAACGTCGCCCTGGCCAACCGCTCACGGTGATTGGTGGCTCCCAAGCCGTTCGTGACGAATCGGTGAGTGCACTGACCAGCGGGAATCGGCCGCACACACGATTGGGTGGACAGAACCGCTTTGAAACAGCCGTCACCATTGCCAACGCACTTGCACCGACAGGGGTCATTGGTATCGCCAATGGAGGTTCCACGGCGGACGCCTTGCTTGCAACCCCACTGATGCAAGCAAAAAAGGGCGTCATGCTGCTGACTGATTCCACACAACTGCCCGATTCCACTCGGAGTGCCATCGAATCATTAAACCCGCGACAGGTACTGCTCATCGGTGGAGAGCAGGTCATTGATCCCACGCTGGGCCACGAGATTGCGGTGCTTTCACCGTGA